One genomic region from Nymphaea colorata isolate Beijing-Zhang1983 chromosome 10, ASM883128v2, whole genome shotgun sequence encodes:
- the LOC116262761 gene encoding peroxidase P7-like isoform X3 has product MRSVSSEHRAFSSPVLNTLEMAGSSSFAFLFFFFSCLALCSLHSFSHAQLTPNFYSTSCPLALTTIRTLVRANVTSEPRMGASLVRLHFHDCFVNGCDASVLLDDSATIQSEKSAPPNMNSLRGFELVDTIKAALEVLCPRVVSCADILAVAARDSVAMLGGPNYAVMLGRRDSLIANQSGASTDLPPPSFSLTQLNTSFAQKKLSFQDMVALSGAHTFGRARCVNFRDHLNESNIDPAFAATLRPSCSNSSADDNNLANLDVSTPNAFDNAYYRNLLNRRGLLHSDQELFNGGAADAIVRTYSTSPTAFFTDFGNAMIKMGNISPLTGTSGQIRLNCRRVN; this is encoded by the exons ATGAGATCCGTCTCCTCTGAGCACAGAGCATTCTCTTCTCCCGTCCTTAACACCCTTGAAATGGCTGGTTCATCATCATTcgctttcctcttcttcttcttctcttgtcttgCTCTCTGTAGCTTGCACTCTTTCTCACATGCGCAGCTCACACCTAATTTTTACTCCACTTCGTGTCCTCTTGCTCTCACCACCATCAGAACTCTTGTCCGTGCGAATGTGACGTCTGAGCCTAGGATGGGCGCCTCTCTTGTTCGCCTGCACTTTCATGACTGCTTTGTTAAC GGATGCGATGCATCGGTGCTCTTGGACGACTCCGCAACTATCCAGAGCGAGAAGAGTGCGCCTCCAAATATGAACTCGTTGAGGGGATTCGAGCTCGTCGACACCATTAAAGCTGCACTGGAGGTACTTTGCCCTCGTGTGGTTTCTTGTGCAGATATTCTGGCAGTTGCTGCCCGCGACTCGGTCGCAATG CTTGGTGGCCCCAACTATGCGGTGATGCTAGGGAGGAGAGACTCACTTATAGCAAACCAAAGTGGTGCCAGTACTgaccttcctcctccctctttcagCTTGACTCAGCTCAATACATCCTTCGCTCAAAAAAAGCTGAGTTTCCAAGACATGGTTGCTCTCTCAG GCGCTCATACATTCGGGAGAGCGAGGTGCGTAAATTTCCGCGACCACTTGAACGAGAGCAACATTGATCCAGCCTTTGCTGCGACTCTGAGACCTTCTTGCAGCAATTCTTCGGCCGACGACAATAATTTGGCGAATCTGGATGTCTCAACTCCAAATGCCTTCGATAATGCATATTACAGAAACCTGCTGAACAGGCGGGGCCTTCTTCACTCTGATCAAGAGCTCTTCAATGGAGGCGCTGCTGACGCAATAGTGAGGACCTACAGCACAAGCCCCACGGCCTTCTTCACTGACTTCGGCAACGCCATGATCAAGATGGGCAACATAAGTCCCCTTACTGGAACCAGTGGACAGATAAGGCTGAACTGCAGAAGAGTCAACTAG